DNA from Chlamydiota bacterium:
TGAACCGGGGGTGGCGCTCCCCCGACGGGACGCCCTTCAGCGGGATCTTGCACTTCTTCAGATGCACATAGATGGTCCCGGGGTCCACGCCGCACTCCTTGGCGATATCCGCGAGGGACCGGTCCTCCCGACGGTACCGGCGCTCGAGCCATTCCCGGTCGTGGTAGTTCTTGATCGGCGGTCTCAGCCCGAATTCGATCTTCTTGAGCGACGCGTACTGGCGCGTGAAGCCGAAGACGGCGCCGATCTCCTCGAGCGTTCTCCCTTCCCGCAGGAGCGCGCAGAAGCGCTTGTAGCCGCCGACCTCGCTGTAACGCCTGTTGAATCTCTGTATCGCCTTTTCCAGGTTTTTCGCCATTGCGGAAACCCCCGTACGATCGCCGCCGCGCGCAGAAGACCGCGGGGCGGTGCTACAAGGACCGATATTCGACAAACTACCACATACGATCCGTACTGTCAATGCAGATGCCGCGGCGCGGAACGCGACGAAGCGAACCCGAACGGGCCACGGGCCGCCTGAATCCGCTCCACTCGAGCCCGCGGGGCAATGGCGCTTGACCTGCCCGCGCGCCGTCGTGTAGAGTGTTCGCGCCCCTCCCGGGATCCGGGAGGCGCGTGCGCGTCATCGCGGAGACAGAAGATGCGACTTCCTCTCATCGCCGTCATTCTCGCCGCCGCGGCCCTGCCGGCGCGGGCCGAGGAGCGGCCCCGGTACCCGTTCAAGAGCGCCGTGGTGGTCTACAAGATCAGCGGTACGATACAGGAGGGAACGCAGACCCTCTTCATCGACGACCACGGGCGCACAACGAGGACCGAGCGCGACACCACGCTCACCCTGCTCGGGCGCACGCAGAAGGAATCCATCGTCGAGATCGACGACGGCGAGTGGATCTACCGCATCGATCAGATCAAGAAAACCGCGGAGAAGACCCCGAGCTATGCGAGGCTCGCGCGAGAGATGGTGCGCTCGATGAGCCCCGCCCAGAAGACGGCCTTCGAGGAGATCGGCAGGGAACTCACCCGGGGGCACGCCATCTCGGGAGAGGTCGCCGGCAAGGGGAAGGAGAAGGTGCTCGGGCGCGACTGCGATCTGTACGAGGCGATGGGGATGACAACCTGGCTCTGGAACAATCTCCCCCTCAAAAAGAAGAGCCCCTCGCTCGGCGACATGGTCCAGGAGGCGGTCGAGCTGAAGGTGGACGTGCCCATCCCCCCGGAAAAGTTCCTCCCGCCGCGGGGGATGAGGATCCTCGAGGCCGGGCGTGTCGTGGACGACCCCCAGCCCCTTCGCTGAGACGGCGGCGCCCCGCACCCGTTCCGTATCCTCTTCCCGAAAAGATCCTCTTTTACCGGCGCTTCCGGCGGAGACAGGAGGGCACACAAGCCGGCACATCGTTCCCACCCGCCCGCGCATACCTGCACGCCCCCGGTTTCGAAGATCCGTCTTCTCCCGCGGCATGCAGTCGCGCCCCATGCGCCCGGAAGGATATCGAACCGCTCCCCGGGCGACGGCGAAAAGAGGGCGAAAGGAGACGCGCGCGCGGGGGAAAAGGGTTAGAGGTAGCCCGCAGTGCGGGCGATGGCGCGGATCGATGCGATGAACGGCGAATCGTCCGGGAGGGCGAAGATCGATCCTCCCGCGAGGCTGACGCGGGCGACCTCCGGATCGCGGGCGAGCGTGCCGCAGCAGGTGAACGCGGGATCCGCGGAGAGATCCCCGATCCTCTCCGGCGGGTAGTCGTACCCCGCCGCCAAATAGAACCGCTCGAAGCGGATCTGGATCTCCTCCGCGATTCTCCTCGCCCTCCGCGCGTTGTCGAGGGCCTTCTTCGACCCCCCGACGACGGCGAAGATGTCGTCGATCGAGGCGGTGATCCTCCGGTTCAGGTGCTCGAGACCGGCCGGCGAGTCGATGAGGACGAAGCGGTAGCCCCCCTCGAGCCGCGCGATGAGCCCCTTGAGGATGCTGTTCGGCCGGCAGTAGCATCCCTCCGACCATTTTGTGCCGAGGGAGAACAGGTCGAACCGTTCCCCCTCGTAGAGCCCGTGATGGCTCAGGAGGTAGTCCACCTTCTCCGTCAGCGGCGCCTTCTCGAGCCGGGGATCGATGCGGCCCGCCTTCACGTCGAAGAGGAGCTCCGAGATGCTCTTGACCCCCTCCCGCTCGACCTCCACGCCCATCGCCTCGGCGAGGTTCTGGTCGGGATCGGCGTCGATCAGGAGGAGCGGCCCTTTCTCGGAGAGCACGCGGGCGAGGCCCGCGATGAAACAGGTCTTCCCCACGCCTCCACGCCCGATCGACGCGATCTTCTTCACGCAGCGAAGTATAGCCGCCCCGGCGCCGTTGTCAAGGCGGCGCGCGGCATCAACTGCTTCACCACGGAGAGCGCGGAGAACAATGCGTCAGACACGGATTAACACGGATCGTACGGATATCCACGGATAAGGAAATGGATATTCTATCCGCGCTGATCCGCGTAAATCCGCGGCGAAATACACTGCACCTTCTCCGTGTCCCCGTGGTGAAACGGTAACCTACCCAAAGGACAGTTGACCCGCCCGCGGGGCTTCTGCTACGCTGTCGCCGCAGATGAAGATCCTCGTCCTCAACTCCGGCTCCTCCTCGATCAAGTACCAGGTCTTCGATATCGACTCCCGCGAGACCCTTCTCGCGAAGGGGCTCATCGAACGGATCGGGCTGAAGAATTCCGCGGTGGCGCACTCCGTCTCCGAGAAGCCACCGTTTTCGCGGACCGGCGAGATCCGGGATCACACCGTCGCCATCGAGGAGATCCTCTCCCTCCTCACCCATCCAGAGCAGGGCGTGGTGCGCGACCTCCGCGAGATCGAGGGGGTCGGACACCGGATCGTGCACGGCGGCGAGAAGTTCGCCGAGTCGGTCCTCGTCGACGACGCGGTGTACGCGGCGATCAAGGAGTGCGTCGAGCTCGCCCCGCTCCACAACCCGCCGAACCTCCTCGGCATCGAGGCGTGCCGGAAACTTTTGCCGGGCGTCCCGCAGGCGGCGGTCTTCGACACCGCGTTCCACCAGACGATGCCTCCGCGGGCGTACGCGTACGCAATCCCGTACAGGATGTACCTCACGCACAAGATCCGCCGCTACGGCTTCCACGGCACCTCGCACATGTACGTCTCCCGGGAGGCGGCGCGCCTCCTCGCCAGGCCGCTCGAATCGCTCAAGATCGTCACCTGCCATCTCGGGAACGGCTGCAGCGTGGCCGCGGTGGACAGCGGCGTCTCCGTGGACACCTCGATGGGGTTCACCCCGCTCGAGGGGCTGGTGATGGGCTCCCGGAGCGGCGACCTCGATCCGTACGTGCCGCTCTACCTGATGGAGCGGGAGCGGATGGGGATCTCGGAGATGAGCGATCTCCTCAACAAGAAGAGCGGCCTCGTCGGGATCTGCGGCAAGAAGGACATGCGCGACATCATCGAGGACGCGCGCGCCGGGTCGAAGGCGGCGCTCCTGGCCATCGAGGTCTTCACCTACCGCGTCGCCAAGTATATCGGCGCCTACGCCGCGGCGATGAACGGCCTCGACGCGATCGTCTTCACCGCGGGGATGGGCGAACGGAGCGCCCCGATACGCTCCCGCATCCTCGCCTTCGCGACCTTCCTCGGCCTCGAGGTGGACGAGGAGAAAAACCGGCGCGGCGAGACGATCTTCTCCACGCCCCGGTCGAAGGTCGCCGCGATGATGATCCCCACGAACGAGGAGCTGGTCATCGCCCGTGACACGCACCGCCTGATCACGGCGCGGGCCCGCGCGTAGCCGCGCCCCCCCATCCCCCTCCGGCACACGGGGGGAAAAGGCGCGTGGGCGCGATCCGTTCCCCCCGGCGCGGGGGGACGGCGGGCGCGCGTCGCGCATGGAGGCCTTGTGGCGATGCTCTCGTCCGCGCTCATCCTCTCGTTCCTCCTGACCGCCTCACCCGCGGCGGAGCGTCTTCTCGACGACGCGCAGGCGGAGCTCTCCGGCGACTGGGAGCTCTTCCGCTCCGCCTCCGCCCTCGGCGGCTGGGCGGCCCGGACCGGGCCGGGGAGCGGCGGCAGCGTCGCGACCTACCGTCCCGCGCTCGACCAGGAGGGGATCTACGAACTCTTTCTCCGCTGGCCCGCCGCAGCCGGGACGCTCGCCGCGGATCTCCCGGTCTTCGTCCGCGCCGCCGGCGGGGTCCGCCACGCCCGCGTAAATCTGCGCGACGGCGGCGGCGTGTGGCGGAGCATCGGCGAGTACCGTCTCGGCGCCGGGGCGGAGATCGCGATCACGGACATGGGCGGCGGCGACGCAATCGCCGACGCGGTGCGCCTGGTCCTGAAGCGCCCCGTTTCGGCGCCGCGACGGATCTTTTATGCCGCCCCGGGCGGCAGCGACGCGAATCCCGGCACTCCCGACGCGCCGTGGGCGACGCTCCAGAAGGCGGCCGCCGTGCTCGAGGCGGGCGACACGGTGTATGTCCGCGCGGGATCGTACGCGGGCGGCGTGGTTCCGCTCAAAACCGGGAGCGACCACCGCTACATCTCGTTCCGCGCCGCCCCGGGCGAGACGCCCGTCGTCTCGGGCGGGGCGGGGCACGGCTTCGACCTGTCGGGGAAAGGGTGGATCCGCATCGAGGGGTTCAACGTCGAGGGGAACGCGGGAAACGGCATCCACCTCGGGGAGTTTGCGCACGATATCGAGATTCTGGACTGCGCGCTCGACGGCAACGGCGGGGACAACCGGTGGAGCGCGGGACTGATGCTCCTTAGGGGATGCGCGCGGATCCACCTCCGGGGCTGCCGCGCGCGCGACAACGCGGGATTCGGCTTTGCGAGCGACGGGGACACTCCGCGCGCATCCTTCGTCACGCTGGAGCGCTGCGAGGCGCGCCGCAACGGGAACGACGGGTTCGGCTTCTACGCGGAACGCGCGCTCCTGACCGGCTGCGTCTCCCGCGACAACGGCTGGAACATCGCCGACAACGGCGACGGCTTCGATCTCCTCCATTCCCGCGACGCGATCCTCGACCGGTGCCTCTGCGCCGGCAACAACGCGCACGCGTTCAAGCTGGGCAACGGGCGATACGTGGTCGTCAACTGCCTGAGCGCGGACACGCAGAAGGAGGGATACGGGCGCTACCCTGGGATCGCCTTCCTCGGCGCCGACTCCTCGGGGATCGCCGCCAACTGCGGCGTGCGCGGGATCTCGTTGGCCGGAACGGGTCCGTACGCGCTCCGGAACTGCGTCATCCGCAAGAACGGGAACAGCTCCCCGATCAGCGCGGCGATCTACTGCGAAAACGTTTCCGCGTCGCTCTCCTCCGATTACAATCTGTTCCTGCCCGACATCCGCTACGGCGTCAATTTCGACCCGCTCTGCCACCGCGGCCCCGCCGAGGGGGGGGTCTCGTACCGCTCGCTCGCGGAGTGGCAGGCGGCGGGGTACGACGCGCACTCCTCCACCGCGGTCGAGAGCCCCTACGCAAACGAGGCGGCGCTCGATTTCAGGCCCCGGCCCGGATCCGCCGTTATCGACGCCGGGACGAGCGACCGAACGCCGGGGGTCGATTTCGAGGGCTGCGCGAGGAGGTGGAGCGACCCGCCGGGCGCGGGCGCGGGATCGCGCCCGTACCACGACATCGGCGCGGTGGAATGTCGGGAAGACGGGCCGTGCGCCGCCCCGCTCCGGCTTCTAGCCGACGGGACGCTGTTCCCGCGGGGAGCGGGGCTCCGGCTCGCCGCGGCGGTGCAGCCGACGAGCCGACGTTTCGACGCCTACGCGGTGCTGGCGGGGCCCGCGGGGACGTACTCGATCCTGCCGGGTGGGCGCCTCGCCCCCGGCATCCGGCGATACCTGGGGGCTGTCCGGGGGATCGAGGCGGAGACGAAGGCGGCGCTCCTGGAGATCGAGGTGCCCGCGAATATCCCGGCGGGCGCCTGGACCTTGCACGCCGGTCTCGTGCCGCCGCAGGCGCCGCCGGCGCTCGTCAACGCCTTCGCGCTGGACACGTTGCGGCTGGCGGTGCGCGACTAGCGGGGCGGGCGAGGAGCGGCCGCGAAGGCGTGTTCCGTCTCCCGCCGCGGGGGGATGGAGCGGTCCGGCCCGAACGAACGGCGCGGCGCCCTCAGCGCATCGCCGCGAGCGCCTCCTGCATCTCGCCGAGGCCGTTCTTCACCAATACGAGCTCCTGGATCCCCCCCGACTTCTGGACCGCATTCCCGTATATCTGCAGGGCGCGCCGGAGGCACCAAGCCGCCTTCCCCCTCTCTTCCCGCCGGGCATAGAGCCCCGCCAGTTTCCCGTACTGTCGCGCGATGAGCACGGCGGTCTCGAGCGAGTCGGGGTCGGCGTCCAGGGCGGTGAAGAAGGAGAGGATGACCTTCGCGTGATCCTCGGGCCTCGCCGCGTCTCCGCGCGCCTCCGTCTCCCGCAGCTCCCTCCGCGCCCGGTCGAGCCAGAACCCCGAGCCCCGCGCCTCTTCCGAAGCCCTCGACTCCCTCCACGGGGCCACGGGGATGCCCCACTTCTCCCGGAGCGGGTTCGAATGGATCGAGAGGTCGGCGGTGTGTGCGGCCCCCGCGCGGAGATACCCTATGGCGATCCCCGCGGCGGAGCGTTTGAGCCCCTTCGACAGGGCGATATAGTCGTCGAGGCGTTTGACCTTCGTTTTCCCGATGGAAATGATCCGGTCGCCGGGCTGGAGACCCGCCTGCGCGGCCGGGCTCCCCGGGGCGACGCTCAGGATTTCCACGGCGCCGTTATCCCCCTCGACGATCTCCAGCCCCTCGAGGACGGAGCGAGCGGACACGCCGGAGGCGAACAGGCACAGGAGGGCGCACAGCGCCGCCATTCTCGGCTTCATCACCATGAGTATAGCGCCGGGGGGACGCCGCGGCAAGGGCCGGTCCTCACCGCCTCGCGCGGCCCGCCCAACGGAGCACCCGCGCCCAGAAGCCCGCCGATCTTTCCGCCGCCCCCGAACCGCCCGACCAGCGCCCCTCGACATCCGAGGCCCAGACGACCGTCCTTCCCCTCCCGAATCGCCACGAGGCGAGGAGCGGGTCTTTTTCGCCCCGCAGATCGCTGTAGAGGGCGACGTCGGCGCCGGGCCGGGCCGACAGAATGACGTAGCCCCTGACCTCCGGGATTTGGCCGCGACGGATCTCCTCCAGGATGGCGCTCTTCCCGCCGAGCTTCGGCACGACGGATCCACTGATGAGGCCGGATTCCACCATCGACTTCCGCGCGTCCCGGAGGAGGGCGAGCGGGAGTTCATCCACGTCCCCCAGGTGCGTGTAGTCGCCTCCCGTCCCCAGCGCGAGCGCGCGCAGGAAATGGCTGCCGTCCTTTCGCCCGATGTCCATCGCGGATATGGCGACGCCGTTCCTCGTGTAGTCGGCGATGAGGCCGCGGTAGTCGTACTCGGAGATGTCTTTCGTCATCCCGTCGGTGATGAGAATGACGCGCTTCACCCTGCAGGCGGAATCCTGGAACTGCCGGAGCGCCTCCTCCAGGGGCCCTGCGAGACGCGTGTCGCCGCCCGTCTGGAGCCGGCGGACGAGGTTGACGATGCGTTCCCGGTCGTCTCCCACGGGCCCCAGCGGCACCAGGACCGAATAGGAGGAGTCGAACGGGATGATCCCGACCATGTCGTTCGACTGCATCTGCGTCAGCAGCTCCCCGACGGCCCGCCGCGCGGCCAGCATCTTCCCCCCGAACCCCTCGCCCATGCTCCCCGACTTGTCGACGAGGAGGACGATGCACAACGGCAGCGCCTCCCTCTTCCCGAATCTGTTCCCCCCGCCCATCGTCACCGGGAGCATCGCTTCCAGCGGCGTTCCGCGGTAGGCGGCGCCGAGACTTCCCGGTCCGCCGAGCACCACGAGACCGCCGCCGTAGTCGCGCACGTACCGGGCGAGCGCCCGCATCCGCGCGTCGCCGAGGGAGGCGCGGGGGATGTTGGAGAGGACGACGCAGTCGTAGGCGAGGAAATCCTTGACGTTGTCCGGCACTAGTTCGGGGCCCCCGACGCGCGTCTCGACATCCTCCGCCGCGAACGCGTTCGCGAGGAACTCCCTCCCCGCGGCCGAGCGGCTCACGCAGAGGATGTTCCGCACGGAGGGTCGGGCGGGGGTGGATGCCGCGGAGATTCCCGGCGCGGAGTGCCGCGGCGGCGCACCCGGGACACCGTCCATCTCCGCGGGGCCTGGCGCAGCGGGGACGCAGAGCGTCGCGGCGGCGAGGACAACAACGGAAGCTTTTCTCATCGCGTG
Protein-coding regions in this window:
- a CDS encoding AAA family ATPase yields the protein MKKIASIGRGGVGKTCFIAGLARVLSEKGPLLLIDADPDQNLAEAMGVEVEREGVKSISELLFDVKAGRIDPRLEKAPLTEKVDYLLSHHGLYEGERFDLFSLGTKWSEGCYCRPNSILKGLIARLEGGYRFVLIDSPAGLEHLNRRITASIDDIFAVVGGSKKALDNARRARRIAEEIQIRFERFYLAAGYDYPPERIGDLSADPAFTCCGTLARDPEVARVSLAGGSIFALPDDSPFIASIRAIARTAGYL
- a CDS encoding acetate kinase, which codes for MKILVLNSGSSSIKYQVFDIDSRETLLAKGLIERIGLKNSAVAHSVSEKPPFSRTGEIRDHTVAIEEILSLLTHPEQGVVRDLREIEGVGHRIVHGGEKFAESVLVDDAVYAAIKECVELAPLHNPPNLLGIEACRKLLPGVPQAAVFDTAFHQTMPPRAYAYAIPYRMYLTHKIRRYGFHGTSHMYVSREAARLLARPLESLKIVTCHLGNGCSVAAVDSGVSVDTSMGFTPLEGLVMGSRSGDLDPYVPLYLMERERMGISEMSDLLNKKSGLVGICGKKDMRDIIEDARAGSKAALLAIEVFTYRVAKYIGAYAAAMNGLDAIVFTAGMGERSAPIRSRILAFATFLGLEVDEEKNRRGETIFSTPRSKVAAMMIPTNEELVIARDTHRLITARARA
- a CDS encoding PDZ domain-containing protein encodes the protein MAALCALLCLFASGVSARSVLEGLEIVEGDNGAVEILSVAPGSPAAQAGLQPGDRIISIGKTKVKRLDDYIALSKGLKRSAAGIAIGYLRAGAAHTADLSIHSNPLREKWGIPVAPWRESRASEEARGSGFWLDRARRELRETEARGDAARPEDHAKVILSFFTALDADPDSLETAVLIARQYGKLAGLYARREERGKAAWCLRRALQIYGNAVQKSGGIQELVLVKNGLGEMQEALAAMR
- a CDS encoding VWA domain-containing protein, giving the protein MRKASVVVLAAATLCVPAAPGPAEMDGVPGAPPRHSAPGISAASTPARPSVRNILCVSRSAAGREFLANAFAAEDVETRVGGPELVPDNVKDFLAYDCVVLSNIPRASLGDARMRALARYVRDYGGGLVVLGGPGSLGAAYRGTPLEAMLPVTMGGGNRFGKREALPLCIVLLVDKSGSMGEGFGGKMLAARRAVGELLTQMQSNDMVGIIPFDSSYSVLVPLGPVGDDRERIVNLVRRLQTGGDTRLAGPLEEALRQFQDSACRVKRVILITDGMTKDISEYDYRGLIADYTRNGVAISAMDIGRKDGSHFLRALALGTGGDYTHLGDVDELPLALLRDARKSMVESGLISGSVVPKLGGKSAILEEIRRGQIPEVRGYVILSARPGADVALYSDLRGEKDPLLASWRFGRGRTVVWASDVEGRWSGGSGAAERSAGFWARVLRWAGRARR